From Micromonospora echinospora:
GCAGCTGCTCGGCTCGCACGACTCGGCCCGGATCCGCACGGTGGTCGGTGACGCGGCACGGCAGGAGGTGGCGGCCGGGCTGCTCGCCACCCTGCCCGGCACGCCTGTGGTCTTCGCCGGGGACGAGCTGGGCCTGACCGGCACGAACGGGGAGGGCTCACGTACCCCGATGCCGTGGCACCGGCCGGAGAGCTGGGACCGGCGCACGTTCGAGGCGTACCGGTCGTTGCTGACGCTGCGCCGCGACGAGCCGGCGCTGCGCCACGGTGGCCTGCGCTGGGTGCACGCGGACGCGGACACGCTCGTCTTCCTGCGCGAGGCGCCCACATCGACGGTGCTGGTGCTGGCAAGGCGTGCCGCAGGCACCCCGGTACGCCTGCAAGGCGTGGGAGCCGCAGACAACGTCTACGGCAACGCCCCCGCCCTCCACCCCGACGCCGAGGGCGCGGTCACCCTCCCCGCCGAGGGCCCCACGTTCCAGGCGTGGCGCTTGCGCTGAACTTCCGTCGATCTTGCGGTTGCGGCCCGTGTGGCGCGGCTTCTGCGCCGTTTGCCGGGGCGGCAACCGCAAGATCGCGGGGGAGCGCGGGGTCACGGTATGACGGCAGGTCGGCGGGGTCATTACTACAAAGCGTCGTTGATGGGGGAGGATGGGCGGCGTGGAAGCTCTTCGACTGATTCTTCTCTACGTCCATCTGATCGGTTTCGCGCTGCTGCTCGGCGGCGGGATCGCCCAGTACGTCTCCGGCAAGCTGCGCATCAACGCGGCCATGCTCTGGGGCGCGATCATCCAGGTCCTCACCGGCATCGGGCTGTCCGCTCCGCTGCGCGACGGAGACGAGCCGGCCCCGGCAAAGCTTGTTACCAAGTTGGTGCTCGCGCTGCTCATCTTCGTCATGGTCTTCTTCTCCCGTAAGCGGGAGACCGTCAACCGCGGCCACTTCCTCGCGATCGTCGGGTTGACGCTGGTCAACGCTGCCGTCGCGGTGTTCTGGCGTTAGTTCGCCGCGAGTCGGGGAAGCTTCGGGAAACGGACGTTCGCGACACCACCGCGCACGCCCACCGGCCTGATTAGTGACCTGCCCCACGCAAGGGTTACACCGGGGTAACGGACGCTCAACAGTCGTGCACGATTGTCGGCCGGTGGGTGGGCGCGGGCGTACGCTCCCGTCCGTAACGTGGGACGCCGGCCGCACATCGCAGGCCGGCGAAGGGCTGCACGCCGCGCACGACGCGGTGTGCAAGGGGAAGGAGACGTCTTGCGCTCTGTGCGTGGGATGCGGATTGCCTCCGTCATTGCGGCGGGTGGACTCGTGCTGGGCGCTGCCGCGTGTGGTGAGGCTCCGGACGACGACAACAACGCCGGCGGCGACGGTGGCAAGAAGTTCAGCGCCTGCATGGTGACTGACGTCGGCGGCGTCGACGACAAGTCCTTCAACGCCTCGGCCTGGAAGGGCCTGCAGGAGGCGCAGAAGGAGAACGACAAGATCGACATCAAGTACGTCCAGTCGAAGGCCGAGGCGGACTACGAGGTCAACCTGACCGGGTTCGTCAACCAGAAGTGCGACTTCATCCTGGCCGTCGGTGGCCTGATGTCGGACGCCACCAAGGCGGCGGCTGAGAAGAACCCGAACCAGCAGTTCGCCATCGTCGACGCGAACCCGGGTGTGTCGAACGTCTACCCGATGCAGTTCGACACCGCGCAGGCCGGGTTCCAGGCCGGCTACCTGGCCGCCGGGATGAGCAAGTCCGGCAAGGTCGGCACCTACGGCGGCCTGCCGATCCCGCCGGTCACCATCTTCATGGACGGCTTCGCCGACGGCGTGGCGTACTACAACAAGACCAAGAGCAAGAACGTCCAGGTGCTGGGCTGGGACAAGGCCGCCCAGAAGGGCTCCTTCGCCAACTCGTTCGAGAAGCAGGACGAGGGCAAGAAGGTCTCCGACGCGCTCGTCGCGCAGGGCGCCGACATCGTGATGCCGGTCGCCGGTGGCGCCGGTCTCGGCACCACCTCCGCGGCCAAGGCCTCGGGCGGCAAGTACTCGGTCGTCTGGGTGGACATCGACGGCTGCGAGAGCACCCCGGACTGCTCGGCGATCCTGACCACCGTGGTCAAGAACATCCCGGACGCCGTCAAGGAGGCCACGCTGAAGGCCGCCGGTGGCGAGAAGCTCCAGTCCACGCCGGGCTTCGTGGGCACGCTCGCCAACAACGGCGTCTCGATCGCCCCGTACCACGACTTCGACAGCAAGGTCCCGGCGGACCTGAAGGCCGAGGTCGACAAGATCAAGGCGGACATCGCCGCCGGCACCATCACTGTCACCTCGAAGGCCCAGCCGACCAAGTGACAGTCCCGCCGGCCGCCACGGTGCGATCATCGGCAGCGGGGGCCGGCGGGCACCAGGCATGACGATCCGGCCGTCCCGGCGCAACGGGGTCCCGAACCCCGGCGCCGGGGCGGCCGATCACCTTGAATCCCCCGAACATCCCCACCCGGCGCGGTGGCGGCGCGGCAGGTCGCTACGCTGCACCATCGCTCGCACTCCAGGAGGTTGCGCTGAGACTCGAACTGCGCGGCATCACCAAACGGTTCGGTGATCTGGTCGCCAACGACCACATCGACCTGACGGTGGAGCCTGGAGAGATCCACGCCCTGCTCGGCGAGAACGGCGCCGGCAAGTCGACCCTGATGAACGTGCTCTACGGCCTCTACCAGCCGGACGAGGGCGAGATCCTGGTCGACGGCAAGCCGCTGAAGCTGAAGGGCCCGTCGGACGCGATCGCCGCCGGGATCGGGATGGTGCACCAGCACTTCATGCTGGTGCCGGTCTTCACCGTGGCCGAGAACGTGATGCTCGGCGCCGAGCAGGTCAAGGGGCCGTTCGCCGGCATCCTCGACCGGCGACGGGCCCGGCGCGAGGTCGCCGAGGTGTCCGAGCGGTACAACCTGCGGGTCGACCCAAACGCGGTGATCGAGGACCTGCCGGTCGGCATCCAGCAGCGGGTGGAGATCGTCAAGGCCCTCACCCGCGACGTCGACCTGCTGATCCTCGACGAGCCGACCGCCGTGCTCACCCCGCAGGAGACCGAGGAGCTGCTCGCGGTCATGCGGTCGCTCAAGGCCGCCGGCAAGTCGATCGTGTTCATCACCCACAAGCTGGGCGAGGTGAAGGCCATCGCCGACCGGATCACCGTGATCCGGCGCGGGAAGACGGTCGGCACCGCCGAGCCGAGCGCCAGCCGGGACGAACTGGCCGCGTTGATGGTGGGACGCAGCGTCCGGCTGACGGTGGACAAGAAGCCGGCCACGCCGGGCAGGCCGGTCCTGGAGGTCGCGGGCCTGGTCGTGGACGACGACCGGCAGGTACGCGCCGTCGACGGCGTCGACCTGACAGTGCACGCCGGTGAGGTGCTCGGCGTCGCGGGCGTGCAGGGCAACGGCCAGACCGAGCTGATCGAGGCGATCATGGGCCTGCGCCCGGTGCTCGCCGGCACGGTCAGCCTGGACGGCGAGCCGACGCACGGCTGGTCGACCAAGAAGGTGCTGCACGCCGGTGTCGGCTACGTGCCCGAGGACCGCAGCGTGGACGGCCTGGTCAAGGAGTTCTCCGTGGCGGAGAACCTGGTGCTCGACATCTACGACCGGCCGCCCTTCGGCAAGGGCCTGTCGCTCAAGCCCGAGGCCATCGCGAAGTCGGCCCGGGAACGGATCGAGCAGTTCGACGTCCGTACCTCCTCGGCCGACGCGGCGGTCGGCACGCTCTCCGGCGGCAACCAGCAGAAGGTGATCGTGGCCCGGGAGCTGTCCCGGCCGCTGAAGCTCTTCATCGCCGCCCAGCCCACCCGCGGCGTGGACGTCGGCTCGATCGAGTTCATCCACAGCCGGGTCATCCGCGAGCGGGACATCGGCACCGCGGTCATGGTGGTCTCCAGCGAACTGGACGAGGTGATCGGCCTGGCCGACCGGATCGCGGTCATGTACCGCGGGCGGATCATCGGCGTCGTCGGCCCGGACACCCCGCGCGAGGAGATCGGCCTGCTGATGGCCGGCA
This genomic window contains:
- a CDS encoding ABC transporter ATP-binding protein → MDLTVEPGEIHALLGENGAGKSTLMNVLYGLYQPDEGEILVDGKPLKLKGPSDAIAAGIGMVHQHFMLVPVFTVAENVMLGAEQVKGPFAGILDRRRARREVAEVSERYNLRVDPNAVIEDLPVGIQQRVEIVKALTRDVDLLILDEPTAVLTPQETEELLAVMRSLKAAGKSIVFITHKLGEVKAIADRITVIRRGKTVGTAEPSASRDELAALMVGRSVRLTVDKKPATPGRPVLEVAGLVVDDDRQVRAVDGVDLTVHAGEVLGVAGVQGNGQTELIEAIMGLRPVLAGTVSLDGEPTHGWSTKKVLHAGVGYVPEDRSVDGLVKEFSVAENLVLDIYDRPPFGKGLSLKPEAIAKSARERIEQFDVRTSSADAAVGTLSGGNQQKVIVARELSRPLKLFIAAQPTRGVDVGSIEFIHSRVIRERDIGTAVMVVSSELDEVIGLADRIAVMYRGRIIGVVGPDTPREEIGLLMAGITPDAATPDAATATDDGPGNEDEA
- a CDS encoding BMP family lipoprotein — protein: MRIASVIAAGGLVLGAAACGEAPDDDNNAGGDGGKKFSACMVTDVGGVDDKSFNASAWKGLQEAQKENDKIDIKYVQSKAEADYEVNLTGFVNQKCDFILAVGGLMSDATKAAAEKNPNQQFAIVDANPGVSNVYPMQFDTAQAGFQAGYLAAGMSKSGKVGTYGGLPIPPVTIFMDGFADGVAYYNKTKSKNVQVLGWDKAAQKGSFANSFEKQDEGKKVSDALVAQGADIVMPVAGGAGLGTTSAAKASGGKYSVVWVDIDGCESTPDCSAILTTVVKNIPDAVKEATLKAAGGEKLQSTPGFVGTLANNGVSIAPYHDFDSKVPADLKAEVDKIKADIAAGTITVTSKAQPTK